In one Alphaproteobacteria bacterium genomic region, the following are encoded:
- a CDS encoding BspA family leucine-rich repeat surface protein, which yields MKKLSNKLLLSAIAVSFISSAVGISHARDYYYFENLSGSLQANPATPFDGSENPEQQGSVSIAVESISMKASDTNKTFAITLTPSGGINADDVAVSFSLANEDVVLASDVSITGTGANRTLTIAKAKASGTVNITLSAVVNKVQEGTKIASIDVSDAVAENPFVTTWEVNAGDTIIFPTKVSSGYNGRICWDDDSDCNDFTNYHITHTYSTGGRKTVKITGDFPYISHVPTKMKTVENLGNVGWKSFNRSFSYSRLTSFTAGDCDTSGVADMSEMFYNAEYITNIDLRGLDTSNVTNMNSMFENANNITSLNISSFDTRKVTNMGDMFWGLESLTTLDVSSFDTSNVTHTAAMFGGMKKLTSLDVSNFNTSSLVDPNGMFYGLESLTTLDISNFDTSKVTNMTNMFGGDSYTGLNNIANLNLSGLDTTKVVYLNSMMNASNLSVIDYSSSVSSSIYSSFLSTISNSNAKLKNTGSIRVGGNTCSDATCSSAKATLEGKGWVFSSN from the coding sequence ATGAAAAAATTATCTAATAAGCTTTTACTTTCAGCTATAGCTGTTTCGTTTATAAGCTCAGCAGTTGGAATTTCACATGCAAGAGATTATTATTATTTCGAGAATTTATCAGGTAGTTTACAAGCTAACCCTGCCACTCCATTTGATGGTAGTGAAAATCCGGAACAACAAGGAAGTGTAAGTATAGCGGTTGAAAGCATTTCTATGAAAGCTAGTGATACAAATAAAACATTTGCTATTACTTTGACTCCTTCAGGAGGTATAAATGCAGACGATGTAGCTGTTAGCTTTAGTTTAGCGAATGAAGATGTTGTTTTAGCGAGTGATGTTAGCATTACAGGAACTGGAGCAAATAGAACTCTAACAATCGCAAAAGCAAAAGCAAGTGGAACAGTAAACATAACCCTATCAGCAGTAGTTAATAAAGTTCAAGAAGGAACTAAAATCGCTTCTATTGATGTTAGTGATGCTGTGGCAGAAAATCCTTTTGTTACAACATGGGAAGTTAATGCTGGAGATACAATAATTTTCCCTACTAAAGTTTCAAGTGGATATAATGGTAGAATTTGTTGGGATGATGACAGTGATTGTAATGATTTTACAAATTACCATATTACACATACATATAGTACTGGAGGAAGAAAGACTGTTAAAATAACAGGGGATTTCCCTTATATTAGCCATGTTCCTACAAAAATGAAAACAGTTGAAAACTTAGGCAATGTGGGTTGGAAAAGCTTTAATCGCTCTTTTTCTTATTCTCGTTTGACTTCTTTTACTGCGGGGGATTGTGATACCAGCGGTGTGGCTGATATGTCAGAGATGTTCTATAATGCTGAATATATAACAAATATTGATTTGAGAGGTCTAGATACAAGTAATGTAACAAATATGAATAGTATGTTTGAGAATGCGAATAATATAACAAGTCTAAATATCAGTTCATTTGATACAAGGAAGGTTACTAATATGGGTGATATGTTTTGGGGGCTAGAGAGCTTAACTACACTAGATGTTAGTTCATTTGATACAAGTAATGTAACACATACAGCTGCTATGTTTGGCGGTATGAAAAAGCTAACAAGTCTAGATGTGAGCAACTTTAATACAAGTAGTCTTGTCGACCCTAATGGTATGTTTTATGGCCTAGAGAGCTTAACTACACTAGATATAAGTAATTTTGATACAAGCAAGGTTACAAATATGACTAATATGTTTGGTGGAGATAGTTATACTGGTTTAAATAATATAGCTAATTTAAACCTTAGTGGATTAGATACAACTAAAGTAGTTTATTTAAATAGTATGATGAATGCATCGAACTTATCAGTAATTGATTACTCATCTTCAGTGTCTTCATCTATATACTCTAGTTTTCTATCAACTATTTCTAATTCAAATGCTAAGTTGAAAAATACAGGAAGTATTAGAGTTGGGGGCAATACTTGTTCAGATGCTACATGTTCATCTGCTAAAGCAACTTTAGAGGGGAAAGGTTGG
- a CDS encoding MerR family transcriptional regulator: MEKNFYNISEVSKIIGRNASTIRFWETKFNKIQPMKRSGGRRFYRPDDISLLKEINDLLTTQKLTIEGAIKQLNAKNNKIDKVLIDSLKDVLEDLKTADSILNK, translated from the coding sequence ATGGAAAAGAATTTTTATAACATAAGTGAAGTTTCTAAAATTATAGGCAGAAATGCATCAACTATAAGATTCTGGGAAACTAAATTTAATAAGATTCAACCTATGAAGAGATCTGGTGGAAGAAGATTCTATAGACCAGATGATATTTCTTTATTAAAAGAGATAAATGATTTACTAACTACTCAAAAATTAACAATTGAAGGTGCTATTAAACAGTTAAATGCAAAAAATAATAAGATAGATAAAGTTTTAATTGACTCTTTAAAAGATGTTTTAGAAGATTTAAAAACAGCAGATAGCATTTTAAATAAATAA
- a CDS encoding integration host factor subunit alpha, with the protein MPENTVTRMKLSEAVYQELGLSRNECADFVDDFFDIISSALSKGNNVKISGFGTFSLIQKAERIGRNPKTGEESVITPRRVVSFKASQHLKDMVNKK; encoded by the coding sequence ATGCCAGAAAATACAGTTACAAGGATGAAACTTAGCGAAGCAGTTTATCAAGAATTAGGGTTATCTAGAAATGAATGTGCGGATTTTGTGGATGATTTCTTTGATATAATTTCTTCTGCATTGTCTAAAGGCAATAATGTTAAAATATCAGGTTTTGGTACTTTTTCTTTGATACAAAAAGCAGAGAGAATTGGTAGAAACCCTAAGACAGGTGAAGAAAGTGTGATAACTCCAAGAAGAGTTGTAAGCTTCAAAGCAAGTCAACATCTAAAAGATATGGTAAACAAAAAGTAA
- a CDS encoding lipocalin family protein, whose translation MKLFRNLLFILTLSSCSTAVETNTIRDFQANKYLGKWYEIARFDNRFEKGLDNVSATYTKLKHNKIRVVNKGYNKEKKVWKEAKGVALLNKNPQIGKLRVSFFWPFFGNYNILYVNDEYTYAIIGSKSKKYLWLLSRNHSISEETKDILIKKVKSLGYDSNKLIYISHDLNIKNSEKK comes from the coding sequence ATGAAACTTTTTAGAAATTTATTGTTTATTTTAACATTATCATCCTGCTCTACGGCAGTTGAAACTAATACTATAAGAGACTTTCAAGCAAACAAATACCTTGGCAAATGGTATGAAATAGCGAGATTTGACAACCGTTTTGAGAAAGGCTTAGATAATGTCTCTGCAACATACACCAAGCTTAAGCATAATAAAATTAGAGTTGTAAACAAAGGATATAATAAAGAAAAAAAAGTTTGGAAAGAAGCAAAAGGAGTGGCTCTTTTAAATAAGAACCCACAAATTGGTAAACTTCGAGTTAGTTTCTTTTGGCCATTTTTTGGAAATTACAACATACTATATGTAAATGATGAATATACATATGCAATTATTGGCTCAAAATCGAAAAAATATTTATGGTTATTGTCTAGAAATCACAGTATAAGTGAAGAAACAAAAGATATTCTCATAAAAAAAGTTAAAAGCTTAGGATATGATAGCAATAAGCTGATATATATTTCTCATGATTTAAACATTAAAAATTCAGAGAAGAAATAA
- a CDS encoding DUF488 domain-containing protein, with the protein MKTSNFAKHGNNINAVSISGCSPDAYKGREYKKLAPSWSIYKEYRKTGDVQRYIKRFKEEILAPLDATKVFKELGSDAILLCYEKEGEFCHRHLVAQWFEKELNIKVEEIRNIKIDNINTIFFLCQIDSISYSYMKNK; encoded by the coding sequence ATGAAAACATCTAATTTTGCAAAACATGGTAATAATATAAATGCAGTTTCTATATCTGGATGTAGCCCCGATGCTTATAAGGGCAGGGAGTATAAAAAGCTTGCTCCTTCTTGGAGTATATATAAAGAATATAGAAAAACTGGAGATGTTCAAAGATATATAAAAAGGTTTAAAGAAGAAATTCTAGCTCCTCTAGATGCTACAAAGGTTTTTAAAGAACTTGGTAGTGATGCTATATTGCTCTGTTATGAAAAAGAAGGAGAGTTTTGTCATAGACATCTCGTTGCTCAATGGTTTGAAAAAGAACTTAATATAAAAGTAGAAGAAATAAGAAATATTAAAATTGATAATATCAATACAATCTTTTTTCTATGCCAAATAGATTCAATATCATATAGCTATATGAAAAATAAATAA
- the greA gene encoding transcription elongation factor GreA → MDKYPMTEKCYNDMVAELKNLKSVERPAVIEAIADAREHGDLKENAEYHSAREKQSFIEGRIQELEAIVSRAQVINPLDFAGDSNVKFGATVQIVDEDTEEEKTLQIVGEFEGDISKGLISLTSPLARAMIGKSEGDSFEVITPAGKKFYEIEEVKYV, encoded by the coding sequence ATGGATAAATACCCTATGACAGAGAAATGCTACAACGATATGGTAGCTGAGCTAAAAAACTTAAAATCTGTTGAGAGACCAGCTGTGATAGAAGCTATCGCAGATGCTCGAGAGCACGGTGATTTGAAGGAAAATGCGGAGTATCATTCTGCAAGAGAAAAACAAAGTTTTATCGAAGGAAGAATACAAGAGCTTGAAGCAATAGTATCAAGAGCTCAAGTTATAAATCCGCTAGATTTTGCAGGAGACTCTAATGTAAAATTCGGAGCAACTGTACAAATAGTTGATGAAGATACTGAAGAAGAAAAGACTCTTCAAATAGTTGGGGAATTTGAAGGCGATATAAGTAAAGGTTTAATTTCCTTGACTTCTCCTTTGGCAAGAGCTATGATAGGTAAATCCGAAGGAGACTCATTTGAAGTAATTACTCCTGCTGGTAAAAAATTCTATGAAATTGAAGAAGTAAAATATGTATAA
- the serS gene encoding serine--tRNA ligase yields MLDIKFIKENPEVVKNACEVKGFACDIDRLLELEIIVRNNDTKIQELQAEKNSLSAKIKSATNEERPAIIEASKKAGEEIKKIEEELTPLKNELKDLILSVPQIPHKDMPIGKTDEDNVVLRTEGEIPELDFEPLSHFDLCEKNDWADFQRVSNVCGSRSILCLKGRLARLEFALYNYMQDKMEEAGFTQLNLPALIKKEAIFDAGHFPGSDMSVMDNDVFALGNDNRSLAGTSEIAINSLHAGEVIDESKLPLMYTAYSTCFRREAGAAGKDTRGFVRGNQFNKQEMYVFCKNDPKESQKMFELMFGLFESFVSEMEMPYHVLEACSGDVGFNKVKMHDLEAWSPAQNRYIELGSCSIIHDFQARRTKTRYKNQETGKIEYCHTLNNTCLATPRFLALFLENHQTAEGKVKLPEKLRPYMGGKEYL; encoded by the coding sequence ATGTTAGATATAAAATTTATTAAAGAAAACCCAGAGGTTGTTAAAAATGCCTGTGAAGTAAAGGGCTTTGCTTGTGATATTGATAGACTTCTAGAATTAGAAATAATTGTTAGAAACAATGACACTAAGATTCAAGAGCTTCAAGCAGAAAAAAATAGCCTTTCAGCTAAAATAAAATCAGCTACAAACGAAGAAAGACCAGCTATAATTGAAGCTTCAAAAAAAGCTGGGGAAGAAATTAAAAAAATTGAAGAGGAACTAACCCCTTTAAAGAATGAATTGAAAGATTTAATACTATCAGTTCCTCAAATACCTCATAAGGATATGCCTATAGGGAAAACTGATGAAGACAATGTTGTTCTTAGAACAGAAGGTGAAATACCAGAACTTGATTTTGAACCTTTATCTCACTTTGATCTTTGTGAAAAAAATGATTGGGCTGATTTTCAAAGAGTATCAAATGTTTGTGGTTCAAGAAGTATATTATGTTTAAAAGGTAGATTAGCTAGATTAGAGTTTGCTCTATATAACTACATGCAAGATAAAATGGAAGAAGCAGGATTTACTCAATTAAACCTACCTGCTCTAATTAAAAAAGAAGCTATCTTTGATGCAGGACATTTTCCAGGAAGCGACATGAGTGTTATGGATAACGATGTTTTTGCTTTAGGTAATGACAATCGCTCTCTTGCGGGTACATCAGAAATTGCTATAAACTCTTTACATGCGGGAGAAGTAATTGATGAGAGCAAACTACCTCTAATGTATACAGCATACTCAACTTGTTTCAGAAGAGAAGCAGGGGCTGCTGGTAAAGATACTAGAGGATTTGTAAGAGGAAATCAGTTTAACAAGCAAGAAATGTATGTATTTTGTAAAAATGACCCTAAAGAATCTCAAAAAATGTTCGAATTAATGTTCGGATTATTCGAGAGCTTTGTATCAGAAATGGAAATGCCATATCATGTTTTAGAGGCATGTTCTGGAGATGTTGGATTTAATAAAGTTAAGATGCATGATTTAGAGGCTTGGTCTCCAGCTCAAAATAGATACATTGAGTTAGGTAGTTGTTCTATAATACATGACTTCCAAGCTAGAAGAACAAAAACTAGATATAAAAATCAAGAAACTGGCAAAATAGAGTATTGTCATACATTAAACAATACTTGTTTAGCTACTCCTAGATTTTTAGCTTTATTCTTAGAGAACCATCAAACAGCTGAAGGTAAAGTTAAACTTCCTGAAAAGCTAAGACCTTATATGGGTGGTAAAGAATACTTATAA
- a CDS encoding integrase core domain-containing protein — translation MSIKLKNSQDETLLRNNFLFIENLIKEHNLIKQGKNKRYKYVKDLYDSHHISRQAFYKYINKYKQNPSPKGVAPLKRGPKFKKRRTVLYNIEESIIKLREKGCSRYEIHSILKRKYHKYTPSPSTIYNILRDKGMQRLKKKMKNNRRKIIKEKAGELGHIDCYNLPKGLLEVNKSHYLVGLIDAATRIAFVELIEDKKSLTVMFASMDMLGAFSEFTDIKFKEILSDNGSEFGQGPDKKNKDTNPFERLLKYYGIKHRYTKPYRPQTNGKIERFWKTLHEDLIEDTDFDSIEDFKQNLAEYLCYYNEERPHQGLNGKTPIEFNENCPRIT, via the coding sequence ATGAGCATAAAGTTAAAGAATTCACAAGACGAAACATTATTAAGGAATAATTTTTTATTTATAGAAAACTTAATAAAAGAGCATAATTTAATAAAGCAAGGTAAAAATAAAAGGTATAAATATGTAAAAGATTTATATGATAGTCATCATATATCTAGGCAAGCATTTTATAAATATATAAATAAATATAAGCAAAACCCTAGTCCTAAAGGAGTAGCTCCATTAAAAAGAGGTCCGAAATTTAAAAAAAGAAGGACGGTTCTTTACAATATAGAGGAAAGTATTATAAAGTTAAGGGAGAAAGGTTGCTCTAGGTATGAGATCCATAGTATCTTAAAAAGAAAATATCATAAGTACACTCCTAGTCCATCAACCATATATAATATATTAAGAGATAAAGGAATGCAGAGGTTGAAAAAGAAAATGAAAAATAATAGAAGGAAGATAATAAAAGAAAAAGCGGGAGAGCTAGGTCATATAGACTGTTATAACTTACCTAAAGGATTATTAGAAGTTAATAAGAGTCACTATTTGGTTGGATTAATTGATGCTGCTACAAGAATAGCTTTTGTAGAGTTAATAGAAGATAAAAAATCTTTAACAGTGATGTTTGCAAGTATGGATATGCTTGGAGCATTTAGTGAGTTTACAGATATTAAGTTTAAAGAAATATTATCAGATAACGGCAGTGAGTTTGGTCAAGGACCAGATAAGAAAAACAAAGATACAAATCCATTTGAGAGATTATTAAAATATTATGGAATAAAACACAGGTACACAAAGCCATATAGGCCCCAAACCAATGGAAAGATAGAGAGGTTTTGGAAAACCTTGCATGAAGATTTAATAGAAGACACAGACTTTGATAGCATTGAGGATTTTAAACAAAACCTAGCAGAGTATCTATGTTATTACAATGAGGAAAGACCTCATCAAGGATTAAATGGGAAAACTCCTATAGAATTTAATGAAAACTGTCCACGAATTACTTGA